Proteins encoded together in one Campylobacter concisus window:
- a CDS encoding transcriptional regulator: MGNNLSKRDIAGILKIDTKTLYNWRKNKPELYRLIMLGFKFDELLKQSEKNLNELKELAEENQNFRLK; the protein is encoded by the coding sequence ATGGGAAATAATCTATCAAAAAGAGATATTGCAGGAATTTTAAAAATTGATACAAAAACTCTTTATAATTGGAGAAAAAATAAGCCAGAGCTTTATCGTCTGATCATGCTTGGTTTTAAATTTGATGAACTTTTAAAGCAAAGTGAGAAAAATTTAAATGAGCTAAAAGAGTTAGCAGAAGAAAATCAAAATTTTAGACTAA
- a CDS encoding DUF3944 domain-containing protein, whose protein sequence is MAYKFDSDLEFLKQLNSNELNDLVDIIKGKEGDERITQDLTSNDLFKRFYPDHKEYIELIMGELQCFGGNSFVNVFRGGGVQYKEILCDVCDKLKVNYSKAQNTQMIEQNMFMKILSDSLEKMNEEELKQVANEFGLNTTDFKPQAITAAMQASILVSGFAMYKIALIIANTIAKMLLGRGLSLAVNASLVRTIGAFAGPIGWVITGLWTLADVAGPAYRVTIPAVIQVAFLRQYSINKQNNSENN, encoded by the coding sequence ATGGCTTACAAATTTGATTCAGATTTGGAGTTTTTAAAACAGCTTAATAGCAACGAACTAAATGATCTCGTTGATATTATAAAAGGCAAAGAAGGTGATGAAAGGATTACGCAAGATCTTACAAGCAATGATTTGTTTAAAAGATTTTATCCAGACCACAAAGAATATATAGAGCTTATTATGGGCGAACTTCAATGTTTTGGTGGTAATAGCTTTGTGAATGTATTTAGAGGTGGCGGGGTTCAATATAAAGAAATTTTATGCGATGTTTGTGACAAACTTAAAGTTAATTACTCTAAGGCTCAAAACACACAAATGATAGAGCAAAATATGTTTATGAAAATTCTATCTGATAGCTTGGAGAAAATGAATGAAGAGGAGCTGAAACAAGTGGCAAACGAATTTGGGTTAAATACCACCGATTTTAAACCACAAGCGATAACGGCTGCTATGCAGGCAAGCATTTTGGTTAGCGGTTTTGCTATGTATAAAATTGCTCTCATTATTGCAAATACTATTGCTAAAATGTTATTAGGCAGAGGTCTTAGTCTTGCAGTAAATGCGTCCCTTGTAAGAACAATAGGAGCTTTTGCTGGTCCAATAGGTTGGGTTATAACAGGTCTTTGGACGTTAGCTGATGTGGCAGGTCCTGCTTATAGGGTTACTATACCAGCAGTAATTCAAGTAGCTTTCTTGAGGCAATACTCGATAAATAAACAAAATAATTCAGAAAATAACTAA